From Kiloniellales bacterium, the proteins below share one genomic window:
- a CDS encoding ABC transporter ATP-binding protein, whose protein sequence is MSTISAEGVSKLWGDTKAVDDISFVAPEGRFTVLLGPSGCGKSTTLRLIAGLENVSAGRIVIGGRDVTQLPPAKRDLSMVFQSYALFPHLSVAENILFGLKVRKVLKAERQGRLERTAELLGLSALLARRPSQLSGGQQQRVALGRAIIAEKPVCLMDEPLSNLDAKLRHEMRLEIRSLQRKLGITMVYVTHDQAEAMSMADQVILLRDGRIEQNAPPEEIYQRPATAFVAQFIGTPPMNIIRLGPGPGGAAIPGLDHPLVPDHPGDDLSLGVRPEDLQISGGGDGIPATVRDLEYLGADSVVDCDVGEQRVAVRAHGRLRIEPGTRVGLVWQPESAHLFQVSSGQRRDDLRASAPGRVMEMEQATNK, encoded by the coding sequence GTGTCTACGATTTCCGCAGAAGGCGTCAGCAAGCTCTGGGGCGACACCAAGGCTGTCGACGATATCTCGTTCGTGGCGCCGGAAGGCCGCTTCACGGTGCTGCTCGGGCCGTCGGGCTGCGGCAAGTCGACCACCCTGCGCCTGATCGCAGGGCTGGAGAACGTGAGCGCGGGCCGCATCGTGATCGGCGGGCGCGACGTGACCCAGTTGCCGCCGGCAAAGCGCGACCTCTCCATGGTCTTCCAGTCCTATGCGCTCTTTCCCCACCTATCGGTGGCGGAGAACATTCTCTTCGGCCTCAAGGTCCGCAAGGTTCTCAAGGCCGAACGGCAGGGTCGCCTGGAGCGCACGGCGGAGCTCCTCGGGCTGTCGGCGCTGCTGGCCCGGCGGCCGAGCCAGTTGTCCGGCGGCCAGCAGCAGCGGGTCGCCCTGGGCCGGGCGATCATCGCCGAGAAGCCGGTCTGCCTGATGGACGAGCCCTTGTCCAACCTGGACGCCAAGCTGCGCCACGAGATGCGGCTCGAGATCCGCTCCCTGCAGCGCAAGCTGGGCATCACCATGGTTTACGTCACCCACGATCAGGCCGAGGCCATGAGCATGGCCGACCAGGTGATCCTGCTGCGCGACGGCCGGATCGAGCAGAACGCGCCGCCGGAGGAGATCTATCAGCGACCCGCCACGGCCTTTGTCGCCCAGTTCATCGGCACGCCGCCGATGAACATCATCCGGCTCGGCCCGGGGCCCGGCGGTGCCGCGATCCCGGGCCTCGATCATCCCCTGGTCCCGGATCACCCCGGCGACGATCTGAGCCTCGGCGTGCGTCCCGAGGATCTTCAGATCAGCGGCGGCGGCGACGGGATTCCGGCCACCGTGCGCGATCTCGAGTACCTCGGCGCCGACTCCGTGGTCGATTGCGATGTCGGCGAGCAGCGCGTCGCCGTGCGCGCCCACGGCCGCCTGCGGATCGAGCCGGGCACGCGGGTCGGTCTCGTTTGGCAACCGGAGAGCGCCCACCTGTTTCAGGTTTCCTCCGGTCAGCGGCGCGACGACCTCAGAGCGAGCGCGCCCGGCCGAGTCATGGAGATGGAACAGGCAACGAATAAATGA
- a CDS encoding RsmB/NOP family class I SAM-dependent RNA methyltransferase: protein MKPAARIQAAIELLTEIGARDQPADLLARDYFRTRRYIGSKDRRAVSDLVYRVLRHRARLDWWLQRAGGAVSPRGRVLAELALVGGETPEALAGSFDGARYNPGKLTEAEAGMLAALSGGALDHDDQPACARAEVAPWLYKRLADAFGAEVDAELAALGREAGLDLRVNSLKADREGAARALAAEGIETEPTPLSPLGLRVRGRHVLPSLTAFRDGLVEVQDEGAQLAALLCDARPGMAVADFCAGAGGKTLALAAQMGDQGRLVALDTDRARLKRAEPRLARAGVGVAELRGLKESGDAWLAAEAGAFDRVLVDAPCSGSGTWRRQPDARWRLSVADLNRVFAVQRRILAAAATLVRPGGRLIYVTCGLLPEENQDQVAHFLRKAPDFAPLPIAAVWAETLGSETLGAGTPGGACPASGDTLLLTPARHGTDGFFVAVMRRGDVP from the coding sequence ATGAAGCCCGCCGCCCGGATTCAGGCCGCGATCGAGCTGCTCACCGAGATCGGGGCGCGTGACCAGCCGGCGGACCTCCTGGCCCGCGACTACTTCCGCACCCGGCGCTACATCGGCTCCAAGGACCGCCGGGCGGTCTCCGACCTGGTCTACCGCGTGCTGCGGCACCGGGCCCGCCTGGACTGGTGGCTCCAGAGGGCCGGCGGCGCGGTCTCGCCGCGCGGCCGCGTCCTGGCCGAGCTCGCCCTGGTCGGCGGCGAGACGCCGGAAGCGCTGGCCGGGTCCTTCGACGGCGCGCGCTATAACCCCGGCAAGCTGACCGAGGCCGAGGCCGGGATGCTGGCGGCGCTGTCGGGCGGCGCGCTGGATCATGACGACCAGCCCGCCTGCGCCCGCGCGGAGGTCGCGCCCTGGCTGTACAAGCGCCTCGCCGACGCCTTCGGGGCCGAGGTCGACGCCGAGCTGGCCGCGCTGGGCCGCGAGGCCGGCCTCGACCTCCGGGTCAACAGCCTGAAGGCGGACCGCGAGGGGGCCGCCCGGGCGCTCGCCGCCGAGGGGATCGAGACCGAGCCGACGCCGCTCTCGCCGCTCGGCCTGCGGGTGCGCGGGCGTCACGTCCTGCCGAGCCTGACGGCCTTCCGCGACGGCCTGGTCGAGGTGCAGGACGAGGGCGCGCAGCTGGCCGCCCTCTTGTGCGACGCGCGGCCGGGCATGGCGGTCGCCGACTTCTGCGCCGGGGCGGGCGGCAAGACCCTCGCGCTGGCGGCGCAGATGGGCGACCAGGGGCGCCTGGTCGCGCTCGACACCGACCGGGCGCGCCTGAAGCGCGCCGAGCCCCGCCTGGCGCGTGCCGGGGTCGGCGTGGCGGAGCTGCGCGGCCTGAAGGAGAGCGGCGACGCCTGGCTGGCCGCCGAGGCCGGGGCTTTCGACCGCGTGCTGGTCGACGCGCCCTGCTCGGGCAGCGGCACCTGGCGACGCCAGCCCGACGCCCGCTGGCGGCTGTCGGTCGCCGACCTGAACCGGGTCTTCGCCGTGCAGCGCCGCATCCTGGCGGCCGCCGCGACCCTGGTTCGCCCAGGCGGCCGGCTGATCTACGTCACCTGCGGCCTGCTGCCCGAGGAGAACCAGGACCAGGTCGCGCACTTCCTGCGCAAGGCGCCGGACTTCGCCCCGCTGCCGATCGCGGCGGTCTGGGCCGAGACCCTCGGGTCCGAGACCCTCGGAGCCGGGACCCCGGGCGGCGCCTGCCCGGCGTCGGGCGACACCCTGCTGCTGACCCCCGCGCGCCACGGGACCGACGGCTTCTTCGTCGCCGTGATGCGCCGCGGGGACGTGCCGTGA
- a CDS encoding DNA translocase FtsK 4TM domain-containing protein: MTAFLSRRGVEVTGLTLVLIGLACMAALASYNPLDPSSVDGWRATVLSLMGWPGAVTADHLYRSMGAASWLLGPLFVVWGCQLGTRRQLNRPGQLLIVAPLVLGLSSLALAVLRPFSDWPHTNLLNGGVIGDVLYEALIPKATAVIGLDVRWIGLLVAVLAVAGLHVALGGSANFGQWVDRVTGAFRRLAGPGGPGTGPMAQGQASQPITFEATAPRGGKAAEKRNKAKRHTRADFGPAKDYRLPALKLLATHKTGGKKAGSQKQKKELAGSAELVESALADFGVKGKVAEIRPGPVVTLYEFQPAPGVKASQVVGLADDIARSLGADSARVAAIPGRKALGIEIPNKVREMVALRQLLASDDYAQAPPGLTLALGKDIGGAPVVADLAAMPHLLVAGTTGSGKSVGISTMILSLLYRLTPNQCRFIMIDPKMLELTAFDGIPHLLAPVVTDPDEAVAALDWTVREMEFRYQAMSALGVRNIAGYNARVEKTGKQESRGGPDETDPETGEPAAGPSNPLPHIVVVVDEIADLMLTAGKEVETAVQRIAQMARAAGIHLIMATQRPSSDVITGTIKANFPTRISFQVTSKIDSRTVLGEGGAEQLLGQGDMLYMAGGGRFIRVHGAFISDEEVEAVVRFLKDQGEPVYIDAVTEGEGLEPIRQTR; the protein is encoded by the coding sequence ATGACCGCATTCCTCAGTCGCCGGGGGGTTGAGGTCACGGGTCTCACCCTTGTCCTCATTGGGCTCGCCTGCATGGCGGCGCTCGCCAGCTACAATCCACTGGATCCGAGTTCCGTCGATGGTTGGCGCGCAACGGTGCTCAGCCTGATGGGCTGGCCCGGTGCCGTGACCGCGGATCACCTCTACCGCAGCATGGGTGCAGCCTCCTGGCTGCTTGGCCCGCTGTTCGTGGTCTGGGGCTGTCAACTCGGCACCCGCAGGCAGCTCAACCGGCCGGGACAGCTGCTGATCGTCGCCCCACTCGTGTTGGGTCTGTCCTCCCTTGCCCTTGCCGTCTTGCGGCCGTTCTCGGACTGGCCGCATACGAACTTGCTGAATGGCGGCGTCATCGGCGACGTGCTGTACGAAGCGCTGATCCCCAAGGCCACCGCAGTGATCGGCCTTGATGTCCGATGGATCGGCCTCTTGGTCGCCGTGCTCGCGGTTGCGGGGCTCCACGTCGCGCTGGGCGGCAGCGCAAATTTCGGACAGTGGGTGGACCGGGTAACCGGGGCATTCCGTCGGCTGGCCGGTCCCGGCGGTCCTGGGACGGGTCCCATGGCGCAGGGCCAGGCGTCACAGCCCATCACGTTCGAAGCGACCGCGCCGCGCGGTGGTAAGGCGGCGGAGAAACGCAACAAGGCAAAACGCCACACGCGCGCTGATTTCGGACCGGCCAAGGACTATCGCCTGCCCGCGCTCAAGCTTCTTGCAACCCATAAAACCGGCGGCAAGAAAGCGGGGTCGCAAAAGCAAAAGAAGGAGCTGGCGGGCAGCGCGGAGCTGGTGGAATCCGCGCTCGCGGATTTCGGCGTCAAGGGCAAGGTCGCCGAAATACGGCCGGGGCCGGTCGTCACGCTCTACGAGTTCCAGCCCGCGCCCGGCGTCAAAGCGTCCCAGGTGGTCGGGCTCGCCGATGATATTGCCCGCTCGTTGGGCGCCGATTCGGCACGCGTCGCCGCCATCCCGGGGCGCAAGGCCCTGGGGATCGAGATCCCGAACAAGGTCCGCGAGATGGTGGCATTGCGCCAGTTGTTGGCATCGGACGACTACGCGCAGGCCCCGCCCGGCCTGACTCTGGCCCTGGGCAAGGACATCGGCGGCGCCCCGGTGGTGGCCGACCTGGCCGCCATGCCCCACCTCCTGGTCGCCGGCACCACCGGGTCGGGCAAGTCGGTCGGGATCAGCACCATGATCCTGTCGCTGCTCTACCGGCTGACTCCGAACCAATGCCGTTTCATCATGATCGACCCGAAGATGCTGGAGCTGACGGCCTTTGACGGCATTCCCCATCTCTTGGCGCCCGTCGTGACCGATCCGGACGAGGCCGTGGCCGCACTCGACTGGACCGTGCGCGAGATGGAGTTCCGCTACCAGGCCATGTCGGCCCTCGGCGTTCGCAACATAGCGGGCTACAACGCCCGCGTAGAGAAAACCGGCAAACAGGAGTCCCGCGGCGGGCCGGACGAAACGGACCCGGAGACGGGCGAGCCTGCCGCTGGTCCCTCAAATCCGCTGCCACACATCGTCGTCGTGGTCGACGAGATCGCGGACTTGATGCTGACCGCCGGCAAGGAAGTGGAAACCGCCGTCCAGAGGATCGCCCAAATGGCGCGGGCGGCTGGGATCCATCTCATAATGGCGACCCAACGCCCCTCGTCCGACGTGATCACCGGCACCATCAAGGCCAACTTTCCCACCCGCATCAGCTTCCAGGTGACATCCAAGATCGACAGCCGCACGGTTCTGGGCGAGGGCGGCGCCGAGCAACTTCTGGGGCAGGGTGACATGTTGTACATGGCGGGTGGTGGGCGCTTCATCCGGGTCCACGGGGCCTTCATCTCCGACGAGGAGGTCGAGGCCGTGGTCCGGTTCCTCAAGGACCAGGGCGAGCCCGTCTATATCGATGCCGTGACCGAGGGCGAGGGCCTAGAGCCGATCCGACAAACCCGGTGA
- a CDS encoding RlmE family RNA methyltransferase, which yields MRKAAGRTSASTRWLQRQLNDPYVAEAQRLGYRSRAAFKLIQLDDKVGLLQPGARVVDLGAAPGGWSQVAVERCGDKGRVVGLDLAEVEPLAEATFLQGDFLDRDAPERLRQALGGPADVVLSDMAAPATGHAATDHLRVMGLAEAALDFAEEVLAPGGAFVAKVLQGGSEREMLDRLRRGFAKVRHVKPPASRKDSAELYVVATGFRGAAALDGAED from the coding sequence GTGCGCAAGGCCGCCGGGCGCACCAGCGCCTCGACCCGCTGGCTGCAGCGCCAGCTCAACGACCCCTACGTCGCCGAGGCCCAGCGCCTCGGCTACCGCTCCCGCGCCGCCTTCAAGCTGATCCAGCTCGACGACAAGGTGGGCCTGCTGCAGCCCGGCGCCCGGGTGGTCGATCTCGGCGCCGCGCCGGGCGGCTGGAGCCAGGTCGCCGTGGAGCGCTGCGGCGACAAGGGCCGCGTCGTCGGCCTCGACCTCGCGGAGGTCGAGCCCCTGGCCGAGGCCACATTCCTGCAGGGCGATTTCCTCGACCGGGACGCGCCCGAGCGCCTGCGCCAAGCGCTGGGCGGCCCGGCCGACGTCGTGCTGTCGGACATGGCGGCGCCGGCCACGGGGCACGCCGCGACCGATCACCTCCGGGTCATGGGCCTGGCCGAGGCGGCGCTCGACTTCGCCGAGGAAGTCCTGGCGCCCGGCGGCGCCTTTGTCGCCAAGGTGCTCCAGGGCGGCAGCGAGCGGGAGATGCTGGACCGCCTGCGCCGCGGCTTCGCCAAGGTGCGCCACGTCAAGCCGCCGGCCAGCCGCAAGGACTCGGCCGAGCTCTACGTCGTGGCGACGGGCTTCCGCGGCGCGGCCGCCCTGGACGGGGCGGAGGATTAG
- a CDS encoding sugar ABC transporter permease encodes MSRQRTTIYAWLLLLPALVMLAAFTHYPAVVTFWSSFFSTPRGRRSAVFVGLDNYATLLEDDIFWQVLWNNFWYALGTIPISIALAIIMAIWVNGRLAGRGFLRMSYFTPTVLPLIAVANIWMFFYTPGFGLIDQITGLFGIPSHNWLGDPDTALNAIIVVAIWKEAGFFMIFYLAALQTIPPSLAEAAALEGAGRWYFFRRITFPLLMPTTLFVLVNAVINSFRLVDHIFLMTEGGPDNASSLLLFYIYENAFKFWDTAYGATLTVVLLVILATVSIGQFLYLDRKVHYQ; translated from the coding sequence GTGTCTAGACAAAGAACCACCATCTACGCCTGGCTGCTGTTGCTGCCGGCCTTAGTGATGCTCGCCGCCTTCACCCACTACCCGGCGGTCGTGACCTTCTGGAGCAGCTTCTTCTCGACGCCGCGCGGCAGACGTTCCGCGGTTTTCGTAGGTCTCGACAACTACGCCACGCTGCTCGAGGACGACATCTTCTGGCAGGTGCTGTGGAACAATTTCTGGTACGCGCTCGGCACGATCCCGATCTCCATCGCCCTGGCCATCATCATGGCGATCTGGGTCAACGGCAGGCTCGCCGGTCGCGGCTTCCTGCGCATGTCCTACTTCACGCCGACCGTGCTGCCGCTGATCGCGGTCGCCAACATCTGGATGTTCTTCTATACGCCGGGCTTCGGGCTGATCGACCAGATCACCGGCCTGTTCGGAATCCCGAGCCACAACTGGCTGGGCGACCCCGACACGGCCTTGAACGCCATCATCGTGGTCGCGATCTGGAAGGAGGCCGGCTTCTTCATGATTTTCTACCTGGCGGCGCTGCAGACCATTCCGCCCTCGCTGGCCGAGGCGGCGGCCCTGGAGGGCGCCGGCCGCTGGTACTTCTTCCGCCGGATCACCTTCCCCCTGCTGATGCCGACCACGCTCTTCGTGCTGGTCAACGCGGTGATCAACTCCTTCCGGCTGGTCGACCATATCTTCCTCATGACCGAGGGCGGGCCGGACAACGCCAGCTCGCTGCTGCTGTTCTACATCTACGAGAACGCTTTCAAGTTCTGGGACACGGCCTATGGCGCGACCTTGACGGTGGTGCTCCTGGTCATCCTGGCGACGGTCTCGATCGGGCAATTCCTCTATCTCGACCGCAAGGTGCACTACCAGTGA
- a CDS encoding Ppx/GppA family phosphatase has product MTLSDATPPAERAPAAETGAGEAAVYGALDMGTSSCRLLVAEPRRHAQGCDSHGRNSGAPGLPFRVIDAYSRVVGLGEGLKTSRELSPAAMDRAIAALKVCAGKLRRRRVRHLRAVATEACRRADNGGQFCDRVERETGIGIEVISRAEEAQLALTGCQPLLDPARRHALVVDIGGGSTQISWLEQVPGGQEGQRAVLRAWHSIPFGVVGVSEGFADGAIAGQAFESLVAELAAALAPFERAHGLGAKAAAGEVQMLGMSGTATILAGVHQGLRRYRRDLVDGRRLPRETVLSLTRRIAGMSYRERAGDPSIGRARARYVGGGCAILEAICGTWPVDELTVADRGLREGILHGLMAANGARGAASPPGQSRAP; this is encoded by the coding sequence GTGACCTTGAGCGATGCGACCCCGCCGGCCGAGCGCGCGCCGGCCGCGGAGACCGGAGCCGGCGAGGCGGCGGTCTACGGGGCGCTCGACATGGGCACCAGCAGCTGCCGCCTCCTGGTTGCCGAGCCGCGCCGCCACGCCCAGGGTTGCGACTCCCACGGCCGGAACTCAGGGGCCCCGGGTCTGCCGTTTCGGGTGATCGACGCCTACTCCCGCGTGGTTGGCCTCGGCGAGGGCCTCAAGACCAGCCGCGAGCTCTCGCCGGCGGCGATGGACCGGGCGATCGCGGCGCTCAAGGTCTGCGCCGGCAAGCTGCGCCGCCGCCGGGTGCGCCACCTCCGCGCCGTCGCCACCGAGGCCTGCCGCCGGGCCGACAACGGCGGCCAGTTCTGCGACCGGGTCGAGCGCGAGACCGGGATCGGGATCGAGGTGATCTCCCGGGCCGAGGAGGCCCAGCTCGCCCTGACCGGCTGCCAGCCGCTGCTGGATCCGGCCCGGCGCCACGCGCTGGTCGTCGATATCGGCGGCGGCAGCACCCAGATCAGCTGGCTCGAGCAGGTGCCTGGGGGGCAAGAGGGACAGCGCGCCGTCCTGCGGGCCTGGCACTCGATCCCCTTCGGCGTGGTCGGCGTCAGCGAGGGCTTCGCCGACGGCGCGATCGCGGGGCAGGCCTTCGAGAGCCTCGTCGCCGAGCTGGCGGCGGCCCTCGCGCCTTTCGAGCGGGCTCACGGGCTCGGCGCCAAGGCGGCCGCCGGCGAGGTCCAGATGCTCGGCATGTCGGGAACGGCCACGATCCTGGCCGGTGTCCACCAGGGCCTGCGCCGCTACCGGCGCGATCTGGTCGACGGGCGCAGGCTGCCGCGCGAGACCGTCCTGTCGCTCACCCGGCGGATCGCCGGCATGAGCTATCGGGAACGGGCCGGGGACCCCTCCATCGGCCGTGCCCGGGCCCGTTACGTCGGCGGCGGCTGCGCAATTCTGGAGGCGATCTGCGGCACCTGGCCGGTCGACGAACTTACCGTGGCCGACCGCGGCCTGCGCGAGGGGATCCTGCACGGCCTGATGGCGGCGAACGGCGCCCGCGGCGCGGCATCGCCGCCGGGGCAGAGCCGGGCGCCTTGA
- a CDS encoding ABC transporter substrate-binding protein gives MRAISKILYLAFAVCLVFGAARTASAEVDLQFFFPVAVGGKAANTIDSLTAEYVSQTPGVKIDAVYAGSYQDTVTKVLTAVRGGNAPQLSVILSVDMFTLIEEEAIVPFEDLITTSEEKEWLNSFYPAFMENSRTGGKTYGIPFQRSTPVLYWNKEAFKEAGLDPETPPATWEEMVSFGKKLTKKDSAGNVTQWGLRIPTSGFPYWLFQGLTTQNDVFIMNSDGNETYFDDPKVIEALQFLVDLSTKHKIMAPGIVEWGTTPKAFFERETAMMWTTTGNLTNVRNNAPFGFGVAMLPANKRRGAPTGGGNFYIFKDSTDEQKKASLDFIKWITSPEQAAKWTIATGYVAPRPDAWETPAMQEYTRDFPPALVARDQLEFATAELSTYQNQRVTTIFNDGLEAAIIGKTTPEDAMKAAQKKADRILKAYR, from the coding sequence ATGCGTGCAATCTCTAAGATCCTGTACCTGGCATTCGCGGTTTGTCTCGTCTTCGGGGCCGCAAGGACCGCCTCGGCCGAGGTCGACCTGCAGTTCTTCTTTCCCGTGGCGGTCGGCGGCAAGGCGGCCAACACCATCGACAGCCTGACGGCGGAATACGTCAGCCAGACTCCCGGCGTGAAGATCGACGCGGTCTATGCCGGCAGCTACCAGGACACGGTCACCAAGGTCCTGACCGCGGTGCGCGGCGGCAACGCCCCGCAGCTCTCGGTGATCCTGTCGGTCGACATGTTCACGCTGATCGAGGAGGAGGCGATCGTCCCCTTCGAGGATCTGATCACGACGAGCGAAGAGAAGGAATGGCTGAACAGCTTCTATCCCGCCTTCATGGAGAATAGCCGCACCGGCGGCAAGACCTACGGCATCCCGTTCCAGCGCTCCACGCCGGTGCTCTATTGGAACAAGGAAGCCTTCAAGGAGGCGGGGCTCGACCCCGAAACGCCGCCAGCGACCTGGGAGGAAATGGTCTCCTTCGGCAAGAAGCTGACCAAGAAGGACAGCGCCGGAAACGTGACGCAATGGGGCTTGCGCATTCCGACCTCGGGCTTCCCCTACTGGCTGTTCCAGGGCCTGACCACCCAGAACGACGTCTTCATCATGAATTCCGACGGCAACGAGACCTACTTCGACGATCCGAAGGTGATCGAGGCGCTGCAGTTCCTGGTCGACCTCAGCACCAAGCACAAGATCATGGCGCCGGGGATCGTCGAGTGGGGCACCACGCCCAAGGCCTTCTTCGAGCGTGAGACCGCGATGATGTGGACCACGACCGGCAACCTGACCAACGTGCGCAACAACGCGCCCTTCGGCTTCGGCGTTGCCATGCTGCCGGCCAACAAGCGCCGCGGCGCGCCGACCGGCGGCGGCAACTTCTACATCTTCAAGGACTCGACCGACGAGCAGAAGAAAGCCTCGCTCGATTTCATCAAGTGGATCACCTCGCCCGAGCAGGCCGCCAAGTGGACGATTGCGACCGGCTATGTCGCGCCCCGCCCGGACGCCTGGGAGACGCCGGCCATGCAGGAGTACACCAGGGACTTCCCGCCGGCCCTGGTGGCGCGCGACCAGCTGGAGTTCGCCACGGCGGAGCTCTCGACCTATCAGAACCAGCGGGTCACGACCATCTTCAACGACGGCCTGGAGGCCGCGATCATCGGCAAGACGACGCCGGAGGACGCGATGAAGGCCGCCCAGAAGAAGGCGGACCGGATCCTGAAGGCCTACCGCTGA
- a CDS encoding carbohydrate ABC transporter permease: MNAPFPSSAFDRALNTVGAWTLGILWLLPLIYAFWTAFHPSAYAVRFDLFAPLTLENFAKAWEAAPFARYFLNTVILVTMILIAQFVLCTLAAYAFARFEFRGRDVVFMLVLVQLMVMPDILIVENYRTMRFLGVLDTITAIGLPYMASGFGIFLLRQTFKTIPRELDEAARVEGANFLQVLWKVYVPLATPVYVAYGLVSVSHHWNNFLWPLIVTNSVETRPLTVGLSIFSSTDQGVDWSVITAATLMTSGPLLVAFLLFQRQFVQSFMRAGIK; the protein is encoded by the coding sequence GTGAACGCGCCCTTCCCCAGCAGCGCCTTCGATCGTGCCCTGAACACCGTGGGGGCCTGGACCCTGGGGATCCTCTGGCTCCTGCCGCTGATCTACGCCTTCTGGACCGCGTTTCATCCTTCGGCCTACGCGGTTCGCTTCGACCTCTTCGCGCCGCTTACCCTGGAGAACTTCGCCAAGGCCTGGGAGGCGGCGCCCTTCGCCCGCTACTTCCTGAACACGGTCATCCTGGTGACCATGATCCTGATCGCGCAGTTCGTGCTCTGCACGCTGGCCGCCTATGCCTTCGCCCGCTTCGAGTTCCGCGGACGGGACGTGGTCTTCATGCTGGTGCTGGTCCAGCTCATGGTCATGCCCGACATCCTGATCGTCGAGAACTACCGCACCATGCGGTTCCTCGGCGTGCTCGACACGATCACGGCGATCGGCCTGCCCTACATGGCCTCGGGCTTCGGCATCTTCCTGCTGCGCCAGACCTTCAAGACGATCCCGAGGGAGCTCGACGAGGCCGCGCGGGTCGAGGGCGCCAACTTCCTCCAGGTGCTCTGGAAGGTCTACGTGCCGCTGGCCACGCCGGTCTACGTCGCCTATGGCCTGGTCTCGGTCAGCCACCACTGGAACAACTTCCTGTGGCCGCTGATCGTGACCAACTCGGTCGAGACGCGGCCGCTCACCGTCGGCCTCAGCATCTTCTCCTCGACCGATCAGGGCGTCGACTGGTCGGTCATCACGGCCGCCACGCTCATGACCTCCGGCCCCCTCCTCGTCGCCTTCCTGCTGTTCCAGCGCCAGTTCGTTCAGAGCTTCATGCGCGCCGGCATCAAGTGA
- the guaB gene encoding IMP dehydrogenase, with protein sequence MEIREALTFDDVLLQPAKSAVLPSQTDLSTRLTRDIRLGLPLLSAAMDTVTESDLAIAMAQAGGMGVVHKNLSAAEQAEEVRKVKKFESGMVVNPVTIYPDEPLGNALALMESWKISGIPVVERSGGPLVGILTNRDVRFADNDRQPVSELMTSDHLVTVKEGVDREEAKRLLHQHRIEKLLVVDDDYRCIGLITVKDIEKAQAHPGACKDEQGRLRVAAATGVGRDGRIRAEALLDAEVDVIVVDTAHGHSAGVLEAVATVKRLSNKARVIAGNVATAEGAKALVDRGADAVKVGIGPGSICTTRVVAGVGVPQLTALMDIVEVCRGQDIPVIADGGIKYSGDLAKAIAAGADCAMVGSLLAGTDESPGEVFIYQGRSYKSYRGMGSLGAMARGSADRYFQQEVSDDLKLVPEGVEGRVPYKGPVGNIIHQLAGGLRAAMGYTGNATIADMQVGCRFLKVSAAGLRESHVHDVAITREAPNYRRDV encoded by the coding sequence ATGGAAATCCGCGAGGCGCTGACATTCGACGACGTCTTGCTACAGCCGGCCAAATCCGCCGTCCTCCCCAGCCAGACCGATCTCTCGACCCGCCTGACCCGCGACATCCGCCTCGGCCTGCCCCTGCTCTCGGCGGCCATGGACACGGTGACCGAGAGCGACCTGGCGATCGCCATGGCCCAGGCCGGCGGCATGGGGGTCGTGCACAAGAACCTCTCGGCCGCCGAGCAGGCCGAGGAGGTGCGCAAGGTCAAGAAGTTCGAGAGCGGCATGGTGGTCAACCCCGTGACGATCTATCCCGACGAGCCCCTGGGCAACGCGCTTGCGCTGATGGAGAGCTGGAAGATCTCGGGCATTCCAGTGGTCGAGCGCAGCGGCGGCCCCCTGGTCGGCATCCTGACCAACCGGGACGTCCGCTTCGCCGACAACGACCGCCAGCCGGTCAGCGAGCTGATGACCAGCGACCACCTGGTCACGGTCAAGGAGGGGGTCGACCGGGAAGAGGCCAAGCGCCTGCTGCACCAGCACCGCATCGAGAAGCTGCTGGTGGTCGACGACGACTACCGCTGCATCGGGCTGATCACGGTCAAGGACATTGAGAAGGCCCAGGCCCATCCGGGCGCCTGCAAGGACGAGCAGGGCCGCCTCCGGGTCGCCGCCGCGACCGGCGTCGGGCGCGACGGCCGGATCCGCGCCGAGGCGTTGCTGGACGCCGAGGTCGACGTCATCGTGGTCGATACGGCCCACGGCCACTCGGCCGGCGTGCTCGAGGCGGTCGCCACGGTCAAGCGCCTCTCCAACAAGGCCCGGGTGATCGCCGGCAACGTGGCGACGGCCGAGGGCGCGAAGGCCCTGGTCGACCGCGGCGCCGACGCGGTCAAGGTCGGCATCGGCCCCGGCTCGATCTGCACCACGCGCGTCGTGGCCGGGGTCGGCGTGCCCCAGCTGACCGCGCTGATGGACATCGTCGAGGTCTGCCGCGGGCAGGACATCCCGGTCATCGCCGACGGCGGCATCAAGTATTCCGGCGATCTCGCCAAGGCGATCGCCGCCGGCGCCGACTGCGCCATGGTCGGCTCGCTCCTGGCCGGCACCGACGAGAGCCCGGGCGAGGTCTTCATCTACCAGGGCCGCTCCTACAAGTCCTACCGCGGCATGGGCTCGCTCGGCGCCATGGCGCGCGGCTCGGCGGACCGCTACTTCCAGCAGGAAGTCAGCGACGACCTCAAGCTCGTGCCCGAGGGGGTCGAGGGGCGGGTGCCCTACAAGGGCCCAGTAGGCAACATCATCCACCAGCTGGCCGGCGGCCTGAGGGCGGCCATGGGCTACACCGGCAACGCGACGATCGCCGACATGCAGGTCGGCTGCCGTTTCCTCAAGGTCAGCGCCGCCGGCCTCAGGGAAAGCCACGTGCACGATGTCGCGATCACCCGCGAGGCGCCGAACTACCGCCGCGACGTTTGA